Genomic segment of Paenibacillaceae bacterium GAS479:
AACCGCAGCATTCCCGCGCTGTTATGAATCATCCGGTTCGGATGCGGCTCGATTGCCATGCGCATATTGGCGTCCTCCAGCAGAACCTCGTATTGGTGCATCGTGTCCACGAAGTCGGACCAGTTGCGTTTCCAGTCCAGCCCTTTAGGCAGCTCAATCGTCCATTCCTGCGAGGTCGGCTTCAGCTGCTCAAATGGAAAGTCCAGCTCAAACGGGCATGAAGTTACCGTCAACACGGTGTCGGCTCCGAGCTGGTGCGCTACGTCGAGCACACGTTTCAAATATTCAACGGATGCGGCCCGCTGCTTCGCATCTTCGCTGGCCATTCCAAGCGGAATGCAGAACAGCTCGGACAGCTTCAGCCCCTCGTCGGCAATGAGCTGGCGCAGCTGTCGGTTCGTCGAAGGCGTGTAGTATCCGTTCAGCAGCTCTTCGTTCCATACGGTAAGCTCAACACTTTTGAAGCCTCCCAGTCTGGCAATGCGCCGAATTGCATCATCGTACGGCGCTCCCCAGCTAAATACCCATGTCGGCACTCCAAGATACATATGGTCTCCTCCTATCTTCTATTGGCAGCAAGCGGGCTGCCGTCAGCCGTTCAGCAGCTGGCCGGTGTAATGGAAGGCGTCCCGCACGTTGTCGTCGATGGGGCGTTCCCAATAGCCGGGCCGGAAAATTTCGACGGATAAATAACCTGCATACCCCCGCCTGCGCAAAAGGCCAACAACATCATGCAGCGGAATGATGCCGCAACCCGGGTACACCCGGTCGGCGTCCTTCAGTTCGTTCAACGGCAAATCGGGAGAATCGTTAATATGGACGATATAAAGCTTGTCAAGCGGAATCTGTTCCAGCTGATCGTCGCCGATGCCGGAGCGCAAGTTATGAAAAGTATCAAACAGTACGCCGACGTTGGCCGGAGAGCCTGCACGCCGGATCAAAGCCAAGCCCTCTAAAGGCCCCGGCACCAGCGTATGGCCGCCGATTGGTTCAATGGCAAGCTTGATGCCTGCGGAAGCGGCGCGTTCCGCATACCAGGCCAGCTCCTCCGCATGGCGTTTAAGCGCTTCCTCCTTGCCCAGCGAAGCCGGCTGAAAGTCGGGGCAAACAACGAGCATGCCGCATTCGATTTCCTCCGCAACACGCACCGCCAGCTCAAAATCCTTGCGCAAAGCCTCTTGGTTACGGAACGGAGAGACGAGAAACGGGCAGATCGCCACTGCCTCCAGCCCGCTTCGGTCCAGCAGCAGCCGCACATACTCCGGAGCCTGCGTCTCCAGGCACTGCTTGACCTTATCCCACCAAAGCTCGATGCCGGAAAAGCCCGCTGCAGCCGCAGCCGTTATGTCTGCCTCCAGCGAATGGGGCATCGTTGTCGCACCGTTAATAGCGAGTTTCACCGTAATCACCTCCTTTCAAGTTAGCTGCATTCGGTGTCCGATGAATCAGCGTCCATGGCGCTGACGCCGGTTGCCCAATCGGGCTGCCTTATCGCATCATTCGCCTTAAACAAGCGATCTGCGCGCATTCCTCGACCAGCTGCGCGTTGTGCTCGGCGGCGATGACGTTGCGCCCCCAGGCGACGCTGCCGTGCGCGGCGAGCACAAACGCCTCCAGCCGTGTGTCCAGCCTCAATCTTTGCTCGATTTCCGGGAAATGCTCCGGTCCGACAACCGGCGAATCGATTGACAGCACCGGAATCGGCGAGCTTAGCTTAAGGCGCGCATGCTGCGTCAGCAGCGGGATGTCCTGCTCGTCCAGCGACCAAGCGACGGCCCAAGGCGAATGGCAGTGAACGATGCCGCCGATGTCTGGAAGCAGCTTGTACAGCATGCCGTGCAGGTACGCCTCCTTTGTCGGCTGTCCGTTTCCCTCGATGAGATTGCCTTGAAAGTCCGTCACGATCAGATTGTCCGGCGTGCAGTCGATCAGGGAAACCTCCCTTGCTTTGATCAGCATATGGGGCTGGCCAGGCACCCTCGCACTAATGTTGCCGCCGTTGCCAAGCTGGATGCTCTTGTTGTAGGCACGGGAGGCAGCGGTTATAAAGTCTTTTTTCAGCTGTGCCAAACCGGTGTTCATTGCCGCTCCGCCGCCCTTCTTGTCATCTGCCGGACCATTTCCGCGTAACTTTCCGGCACAAGGCTGGCTCGTCCGACGAACAAACCGTCGATATGAGGCTGCTCCAGCAGCTTCGGAAAATTGTCCAGATTGACGCTTCCGCCATAAACGATGCGGAATTCCGCACCGTCCTTGGACGTTGGGTACAGCTCTGCCAGCACGCTGCGCAAGGAGCCGATGATTGGATTCACGTCTGCGGGCTCCGCCGACTCCGCTACTCCGATCGCCCATACGGGTTCATAGGCAAAAATAATGCGCTGCGCCTCTTCAAAACAAATGCCGCGAAGCGTCTTTCGGAACTCGTCCGCCAGCACGCGTTCCGTACGCCCGTCCCGCTTCTCGGCGGCATTTTCGCCAAAACAGTAAACCGGCGTCATGCCGTGCTCAAGCGCGGTGTGCAGCTTCCGGGCAATTGTCTCCACCGTTTCTCCGAACAGCTCCCGCCGTTCCGTGTGGCCTATTTCCGCATGGGTAACGCCTAGTTCCTTGAGCGACAAAACCGATACCTCGCCGGTAAAAGCTCCCTTTTCCGCCCAGGCTAGATTTTGCGCTCCGACATGAATGCCGCAGCCCGCTAACCGCTCCGTTACCCGGTGCAGCGCCGTGAAGGACGGGAGCACAAACAGCTCCACGCCTTGCGACTCCGTTCCGAATGCGGCAATCGCTTCGGCATGCGCCAGCGCCTCGCTGTCGGTCAGAAACATTTTCCAGCCTGAGCCTAAAATCATCGGCTTCAACCCGCTCACCTCCCTGATCCGGACGGCCGATGCCACAGATCAAGCGCCGTCTGCAGCTCTGGATGAGTCTTCGCATGCTCCCCCGCGGAAATGCCGTTCATCGCCGCATCGACCGCTTGCCTCATCGCCCTGCCGCCCGCCGCCGCCCCACCGGGATGTCCTTGAATCGCGCCGCCCGTTGCCAGCACGATATCCGTTCCCAGATCAGCGATGTAACGCTCTACCATGCCGGGGTGCAAACCGCCGCCAACCGCCGGCATCGCCGGCTTCAGGCCGTAAAACGGCAGCGTCAGCTGATGAGCCGTGCGGAAGTATTTGTCAGAACGCAGCGGATAATTGCCGTACGGCGTATTGATGACAACCATGTCGGCCCCCGCCAGCCTGGGCAGCCTGCCAACTGCAAGCGGCGAGCTCATGCCGGATGCCGCGCCCTCGTAAAACATGCCCGCCGCCGCATAATGGCCCAGCACCGGAATGTTGACGGCATCCGCCGCCTGGCGGACCGCGCCATAGCCCGCCGCCGCGAAGTTAACCATCACCGCGTCTGCGCCCGCTTCCTCGGCCCGTCTGGCATTATCCGCAATCCGTTCCGGGCTGTCGGTAATGTTGACGATATATCGAGTGCGCTGACCAGTAACGCCATAGGCGCTTTCCGCCGCTTGAATATAAGCCTTGACGCGTTTTTCTATCGGGCTGAACGGCGGGTTGCCGAGCAGCTCGTCATCCTTGATGATATCGACGCCGCCAAGCGCCGTTTCACGAAAAATCGCAGCTCCCGCTTCCGGTGTCAGGCCGGTGCAGGGCTTGATCATGTTCATGATCAGCGGCCGGCCGTGCACACCGGTCATGTCGCGGATTCCCTCGATGCCAAAACGCGGACCTCCGAACTCCAACGCCAGCCCCTTCGGCAGCTGCAGATCGACCAGCTTCGCCTGAGAAGACGTTGAGGCATCGTTGCCAAGCAGCGTCGTCAGCATCATCGGAAACTGTGCTCCGAAGTTAATTGAAGGAAACGCCAGCTGCACCAGATAGGCTTGTTGCTCGTCCGCGTCCTGCGGAGAGGTTAGTTCTTTAGGCGGCACATCATAAATGTTCACGACACGCCCCATATGCCGCTGTCGCATCGCCTCGTCTATGCCGGGCACGGGCAGCCAGGTGCCAAGCGTCTGTCCTACGGCAAGCGCGGCCGCTTTTTTGACAATATCGTCGCCGGAGCGGAGCGCCATATAATAGGTCGCGATGACATAGTCTCCGTCTTTTGCTTCTTCCATCAGCGTGTACATACCGCTTCGCCTCCCTATGCCTTTTGTTGTTTCCGAATCATCCGGTCAAGCTCCCGCACGGCGGCGGCGGCGAATTCGGGATCGTTGATATGTGCGTCGATACGTAGCAGCGATGTCCGTGAACGGCCCCCGGCGGCGGCCAGCTCTTCCTCCGCGCCTTCCGCAAAGCCCGCATCCGATTCCGGCTCGTAGAGCGGGCCTCCCGCCGCGTTCAACTCGCTGAAGCCGCGCAGCGGAACAAGCATAACAGCCGGTCCGCTTGACGCCGCGAGCCGCTGCGCAATAAACGCGCCGGTCGCCCGCATCTTCTCCCAGTCCGCCTTGACGTGGGTATGAATGGGATTATGCCGCACCAGCCTGCGTCCCTTCGCTTCTTCCGGCACCGTTGGCATCGCCCCGTACAATACGATGTCCGCGCAGCCCGGAGCGACAACCTGCGGAATGCCGCGCTGCCCGCTTGCCTCGAACCGTCCCGCATGCGCCGGCATGATGCCGCCGTGCAGCAGGTCGGACACATCATGCGGACTGTAGTCGAGAATGCCGGCCAGCCGCCCTTCCGCCGCCAGCTCCTCCATTGCTTTGGCTCCGATGCCGTTGCAGTGAAAAACAACCGTATCGTAGCCAAGCGCTTCCAGCAGCGGCACTGCTCTCATGACTCCGGCAGTCGTGACGCCAGCCATCGTTATGCCGATGAGCGGCCGATCGTACGCCCCGGGATCCGGCCCCATTTCCGCCATGCCGGCAATGGCTCCTACCGCTTGCCGGAATACCGCTCGCGTAATCGCGTTCAAGCCGGTAATATCCGCTACAGAATGCATAATCGTTACGTCCTTCGTGCCGACAAAGGGACCAAATGCCGCCTGCCCGTTGGCTACCGCCGATACCATCAGCTTTGGCACGCCGACCGGGAGTGTCCTCATCGCGGCCGTAGCCATCATCGTGCCCTGAACGCCGCCTATCGACAGCAATCCGTGAAGGCGCCCTTCTCCGTACAAGCGGAGGGCCACACGCTCCAGCCCTCGGGTCATCGTCTCGATGGCGGCGTTTTTGTCCCCGGCGGCAAGCAGCCCGGCAATGTCCGCCCCTGCCGCATCCGCCACTTCATGCCTGGAAAGATCGGGCGTTATAGCCGGCTCCCCCTTGATTCCGCTGTCCACAATGAGCGGAATATGACCCCGGTCGCGAATCAGCCTGCAGATGTATTCCACCTCCGGCCCTTTTGTGTCCAGCGTGCCGATGACAACAATATGTTTGCTCAAATCCTCTACCTCCCCAAGGTCAACAGCGATTGGAGAACCGGCCTTTGGCGCAGCGGCCTAATTCATCTGCCGAATTAAGGGACAAGCACCACTTTAATCATTCGGCCGGGATCGGCGGCCAGTCTGCGGAACGCCTGCGCTCCTTCGCTGAGCGGCACCTCGGAGATAAGCTTTTCAGCCGACACGCAGCCATGCGCCAAATACTGAATCGCCTTCGCAAAATCCCGCTCCGTATAACATTGCGTGCCGGTCAGCTTCAGCTCTTTGCCGACCACGCCCATAAAATCCACCGGCGTCGGCGCGGCGCCTAGCGCCAGGAATATCGCCGTTCCTCCCGGGCGAAGGCAGGCGAGCGCTTGCTGTCTCGTCGACGTAATGCCCGCGGCGTCAACGGTCAAATCCACTTCCGCGCCGCCGTTCATTTCCAAAGCCGCCGCGAGCGCGTCCTCCTTCATCGAATGAATGGCCCGCGTCGCTCCAAGCTCCAGCGCCAGCTCCAAACGGCTTTCGACAACGTCGGTGACCGCCACGCGTTTGATGCCAAGAAACAGCGCCACCTGGAGCAGCATCAACCCTTGCGCTCCCGCTCCGAATATGACCATGCTTTCCATCTCAGGCGACCAGTTGCGCTCCAGCGCATGGACGGCCGTTGCAAGCGGCTCCACCAATGCGGCATGCGACAGCGGCAGCGTATCGGGAATGCGGAACAGATTGGAGGCCGGAATGGCGGCATACTCCGCGAAGCCTCCCGGCTTCTCGCCGCCGATCAGATTGATGTCGCTGCACAGATTGCGCCGTCCGGCAACACATGAGCGGCATACGCCGCAGAACAGCAGCGGCTGAACGACAACGCGGTCGCCGGGAGCGAACCCTTCCACATCTTCGGCGCAGGCTTGAACCGTGCCCGCAAATTCATGGCCGCGAATGCCCGGAGTTGGCCAGGTCGAAGCCATTCCTTTGTACACATGCATGTCCGTGCCGCATATGCCGCAGCCGGCTACCCGGATCAGCACATGTCCCAGCTCCAGCTTTGGCTCCCCGGTTTCGCCGTACTCCAGATTGTCATGGCTTACCGCAATCAGCGCGTTCATTCCATTCCCTCCGTTTCGCCGCCTGCGGCTCCGCCAGCAATGCGGACAGGCAGCAGTTTTAAAGTCAAAATCTCGTAAGGGCGGTAGTCCAAACCGACAACACAGCCTTTAACCGGAATTTCGGCAATTGGCGTTTCGTACAAATCGCATAGATAAGCTCTATCAATCGGGAAAGCGGCTGTCAGCTGCGCCGATCCGCGAGTGCGTTCATTCTCATACAAGCGGCATACGATTCCGGCACCGTCCTCGGCCAGCTTCACCGTTTCGATAATAAGCTGGCGTTTATCCGTGCTTGCCAAGGACGATTCATTACCGGCGCCCGCAAAGCCGGCAGAAGCTTTATTTGGCGCGGCAGAGGCTGCGTCGGCGGCCGATGCCGGGTTAGGCCGTGCTGGCTCTCTCCCATCGGCTTCATCCTGCGTCTGCTCTGCCCCCCGTCCGCTTCGGCATTGTCCTGACGGTCGAACGATCAGCGGATCGTTCAGCGCATACGCCTCCGCCGGTGTCGCCGTCCTCCAGTCTCCATCATGCGGCAGCAGCCGGTATGCAAATTCATGATTTCCACGGTCTGCCGTCGGATCGGGGAAGATAGGGCTGCGCAGCGCCGTCATTCGGATTGTGCTTCCCGATACGTCATAGCCGTATTTGCAGTCGTTCAGCAGGCTAACGCCGTAATCGCCTTCGCTCAGATCGACCCATTTCTGCGCGCAGCTTTCAAATCGGGCCCAATCCTCCAGCGTATTGCGATGCGTCGGCCGCTCCACGTTCCCCCATTGGATGTCATACGTTGCAACCGTGCTGCTCACACGAACCGGGAAGGCCACCTTGAGCAGCACATGGGTTTCATTCCAGCTGATTTTTGTCTGGAACTCCAGAGATGCTCCCGAACGGGTCAAGCTAACGCGCTGGACGATGACGCTGTTCCGAATTCGTCTTTCAATCTCAATTGTGGCGCGCAGCGCTCCCGACTCGATGACCTCGATGCGGCTTGCCGGCTCCGCCGTCCACATTTTGTCTTGATAGTACAGGTCGATATCCCAGGCATCCCAGTCAAGCGGTTTATCCTCGAACGCCTGCCACTTATTGGCTTTGGCGCCTTCCGCAATGACTTCGCGCGCGGCTCTCCTGTCAAACAGTCGGACGATGTCGCCGGAACGATCCAACTCGGCGCGCAGCCGGGCATTCTCCAGCACCATGTAACAGTCACGATGCGCCGATGCGTCCGCCGCCGCTCCTTGCGCCTGTCCGGCGTACAGAAGCTGCTCCGCGTTTTGTCCGTTATAGGCCGCTTTTCTCAGCACTACTTGTCCGTACGGCGGTATGCCCGGCAGCTCTGCGATCAACGTTTCTGCCCCGCCGATTCGCTGCACAGGCAGCTGGCCGCCTGCCGATCGAAGCGCTTCTCCTGCCCCGATCAGCTTGGCCGGGAGTTCAATTAACTCTCCGCTGCGGCGGAACGGGCTTGGATTATAGACAACACAGACGGCGTCGACCGGCAGGTCCGCCCCGAGAGCATCCGCAGCCTCCGCAACGATTCCCTCCGCTGCGGCGCGGATTTGTGCGTAATCAAGCTCGCTCTGCTCGTATACTTCCTTAATAGATGAACCGGGTATGATGTCGTGAAACTGATTGAGACAAAGCAGCTCCCACGCCTCTCGCAGCCTTTCTCGCGGATACTCGTACGGACCGGACAACGCGGCCCAGGAAGCGAGGAACTCGGCGTCATGCAGCAGAAATTCGTTTTTCCGGTTATGCAGCTTGTTTCTCGCTTGCGTTGTATAGGTGCCGCGATGAAGTTCGAAGTACAGCTCCCCTTCCCAAACGGGAAGTCGGTCGCCAACGCTGCTCTCCAGTCTGGCAAAAAATTCAGCCGCCGTACTGTTCCGCACCTGCGGCAAACCGGGGTGGCTCTGCAGCAGATCCGCCCGATCTGCCATCTCTCTTGTCGGGCCGCCGCCGCCGTCTCCAAAACCGAACGCGATGAGCGTTTCTTCCGCCAGCTCTTTATGGTGACGGCCCCGCCAGGTGGAGATCAGCTCTTCCGGCGTCAGATCAGCGCTATAGGTGGCTCCCCACCATCCCGGCTTGGAGGTTCCGATCAGATGTGAAAGAATGGAGCTGCCGTCTAGCCCTTTCCACCAAAAGCTGTCGTACGGGAATTTTGTATATTGATTCCAGGTAAGCTTGGCGGTGAAAAAATAGTCCATGCCCGCAAGCTTCATGAGCTGCGGCAGCTGGGCATTAAAGCCAAACACATCCGGCAGCCAGACGACCGGAGAGCCAGGGTGTCCGAACCGTTCCATATAATAAGCGCGTCCGAGCATGAACTGCCTGACAAGCGCTTCGCCGCCGGACAGGTTGCAATCCGCCTCGACCCACATGCCGCCCAGTGCCTCCCAGCGGCCTTCCTTTACCCTTCGGTCTATCTCTGCGGTCAGCTCCGGGTATCCTTCGTGCACATACCGGTATAGCTGTGGCTGGCTTTGCGCAAATATGAAGCTTTTGTTCTCCTCCATCAGCCTCAGCACATTGGCGAAGGTGCGTGCTCCTTTTTCCTTCGTCTGCTCCAGCGTCCAAAGCCAGGCCAAATCGAGATGTCCGTGGCCGACCGCTGCCGCCTTCACCTGCAGCGGCTCGCCGCATGCCGGCAGCCCCTGCTCCAGCAAGCGCTCGGCACGGGCGGCGCTTTTGAGAAATGCTTGCTGCCCGCCTGTCCAGTCCAGCTGATGCAGCACTTTGTCGAGCAGATCCAGCATTCTGGTTCGGGACGGCTGTTCTTCCGCCGTTAGCCGCATAGCCTCATTCAGCAAATGAAGCCGTGCTGCCAATCGCGCCGCCTGATCGTGAATTTGAACAAGTGCGGGCTGCCCCATCTCGTACCGTTCGTCGCGTATGCCGGTCCACCCATACAGTGCAATTTGATGCTCACGTCCGTCAAGGTAGCGATCCGGCAGGGAGATTAGGGTGCGGTTCGGAGCCAGTCCGATGAATAGTTCCCCGTCAAGGAACACTAGCGCTTCAGGCCCGTACAAAAACGATAGCGCTTCCAAGCTTTTGCTGCAGCCGAGCGGCAGCAGCAGCTCGACGCGTCCGTTCCAGCCCTCCGGCACAGCGAATTTCGTCCGCATCGTGAACGGCTTTCCCTTTCCCCCCCAATACTGCCCTGGCACCAGTACATCCCATCTCGAGTCATCCACTTCAACACCGGCAAGCCGTTCCGTTCCGTAATGCACTCTGAAAGGCCCAAGAGGCAGTGACTGCGTACGAGCCCAATCTTCCAGTTCCGTAATAAGTGGCGCGATTTTTCGTTCCGTCAGCCGTATGCTATGCATGCAGCATCCCCTTTCTCCTGCTCCATCACTTAGTGCTGCCGGATGTGAGGCCGCTCATAATCTGTTTGGAGAAAATGAAAAACAGAATAAAAATCGGTACAATCGACATCGAAAGCGCCGCCAGTACAGCGTTCCAATCGCTGGAGAATTGACCCAGAAACTGTTGGGCGCCCAAAGTAACAGTACGCGTCGCTTCGCCGGGCGCCAGTATGAGTGGGAACCATATGTCATTCCAAATCGGAATAACCGTAAATACGGCTACGGTGGCAAGCGCCGGTTTAATGAGCGGCACCGTCAATAAATAAATCTTGTATTCGCCCGCGCCTTCAATGCGCGCCGCTTCTTTAATGCTTTTGGGAATGCTGCGCATGAATTGAGTCAGCACCAGAACGGCCAGCGACAGGCCTTGGGCAATATACACCAGAATGAGCGCCAGCAGCGTACCGACAAGCTGCATGGATACCATCATGTCAAGCAAGCTGACTGAACCGAGACGAATTGGAATGAGCAGGCCGAGAATGAAGAAGATGTAGAAGAAGCCGTTGGCTCTGAACTTGTATTCCGAAAGGCAGAAGGCAACCATTGAAGCGAACAGCGTGATGAGGATAATGGAAACGATTGTAATAATGAGGCTGTTTTTGTAATACATCAAAAAGTCCGATTGACCTTGTACGGCTTCATAACCGGCGAAGCTGAACGTGCCCGCTCCAGGCAGCTTGTACGGATTGGCGAAAATCGCCGCTCTGCTCTTAAAGGAGTTCATAATAATGATGAACACGGGAAAGATCGCCACAAAGCTGAATGCGATCAGGACGGCATGTTTGCCGGCGGAAGCCCATCTGTTTGCTACCACGGTTTTCACCCCGATTCGGTAACTTCTTATAATTCGTAATTTTCAATTTTCTTTTGCCAAAAATAATAGATCAGAACGCCGATGAGCAAAATGCAGAGGATCAGGCCGGCAATGGCCGCGCCCATTTCGGGGTTCGGCTGCTGGAACTCATGGCCGAAAAACGTGCGGTAAAAAAACGACATCATCGTGTCGGTTGACATGTTCGGTCCGGCTAGCGGCCCTTTTAGAGCGTAAATGATGTCAAATGCGTTGAAGTTGAAAATGTAGGTCATGATGGAAATGACGCCAGCCACAGGCAGAATGAGCGGAAACTTGATTGTCCAGAAAATCTTCCAGCCGCTCGCGCCGTCAATATGAGCCGCTTCAATTAATTGCTCGGGGATGGCAATTAGCGCCGTGTAATAAAGCAGAATCGGAACGCCGATGTACTGCCAGGAAGAAATGAGCGCCATGGCGATCAGCGCCGTGCTTTCCAGTCCCAGCCAAGGATGATACGGCAGCCCCATCGCTTCAAGCGGCGTTTTTACGATGCCCCAGATCGGGCTGAGCAGCATTTGCCAGACAAAGCCGACTACGACAAGCGAAAGCGTTGTAGGCGCATACAATAAAGCGCGATACGCGGCCCCGCCTTTTGTCTTTGTGGCGAGCAGCGCCGCCAGAAACAATGCGACCGGGTTCTGGACACAAAAGTTAATGAAGAAAAAAACGGAGCTGTTGCGAAGCGCATTAAGCAGATCCTCGCGCCACTTCGGCGTGCTCAGCAGCTCGACGTAATTGTCCAGTCCGGCGAACCGTGGAATCCGTTCGGAGTCCATCGCGTAAAAACTGATGCGGAGCGAGTCGAAAATCGGGAACATCATGAATAAGGTGTAGATGATCAGTGCCGGGAACAAAAACACGAAGATGTGAAAACGAATCCGTTTGCGTGGAATTACTTTCGTTTCGCTAGCCCGCATGTCGCACCTCTTTTCTTGATAGCGTTTACACGAATAGGTTTTGTCTCTCCTTATTGGTTAGATTCTACACTCCTATTTGTCTTTGTTCAATTATTTATTTATTATTTTTTTGTCTTTGCTTTCAATATTATTCGGTTGGTATTTTTTTACTTCAATTCTTTAGAGAGGATGAGTGATGGGTTTCAATGAATCGTTTCGTTCTGCCTTTACTGTGCAGAAGCAGCGTATGGGTAGATCTGCCGCCAGGCGACTCGCGGACTCCCCGTAAAAACAGCCCCTCCGTAATGCCAGTTGCCGCGAACAGGCAGTCTCCAGAGCCAGTCAGCTGCTCCATTCCGAGTGGTCTCCCAGGATGGCTCAAGCCCATGCCGACACAACGTTCGAATTCCGTTGCATTAGCCGGAAGCAATCTCGCCTGCATCTCGCCACCAAGGCATCTCAATGCTACCGCAGAAATGACCCCTTCCGGCGAGCCGCCGATGCCGACGAATAAATCCGCCAAGCCTAGATCCAGCGCCGCTGCGATCGAAAAGCTCACATCGCCGTCATCGAACAACCTTACGCGTGCTCCCTGATCCAGGACCGTGCGAACCAGCTCTTTATGACGCTCGCGATTCTGAATCATCACACACAGCTCATCCACTCTTTTGCCGGTCGCGGCGGCAACGGCGCGCATGTTGACCGGCAGAGGTGCTTCAATATCGATTTGACCGGCAGCCTTCGGGCCAACTGCAATTTTGTCCATATACATATCCGGCGCCTGCAGCAGCATGCCCTTTGGCGCGGCAGCGATCACGGCTATTGAATGCGAGCTACCGGTAACCGTCAGATTCGTTCCTTCCAACGGATCGACGGCGATATCGAGTTCCGGTCCGCCTCCCTGACCAACGGCTTCACCGATATAGAGCATTGGAGCCTCGTCCATTTCTCCTTCTCCGATAACAATGCTGCCCTTAATGCTCATTCGGTTCAAGCGTTCACGCATAGCGCAGGTGGCCGCGTCATCCGCCTTGATTTTTTTGCCTCGACCGATCCATGGATACGAAGCGAGCGCCGCAGCCTCCGTAACCCCGGCAAAATCGTAAAGAACTGACTCCATACGCAGGTTCACTCCTCTTATTCAGAGTCCGCTTTTGCTTCCGGGAAACCGCTCATCAATATTTCCCGTTCCTTATCCGTAATTTTTTGAATTTTGACGGTGGAGCGGCCATCTTCAAAGAAGGACGATGCCCACGCTGCTACAACTTTTTTAGCCGCCTCGATTCCAATAATCTGGGCCCCCATCGTAATAATCTGCGCATTGTTGCTTTTTTGCGAGCGCTCCGCCGAATAAGTGTCATGGCAAAGCGCTGCGCGTATGCCAGGATACTTACCTGCTGCGATAGCTACGCCGATGCCAGTGCCGCATATGAGCAACCCTCGCTCCAGCCGGCATTCCA
This window contains:
- a CDS encoding alpha-mannosidase, encoding MHSIRLTERKIAPLITELEDWARTQSLPLGPFRVHYGTERLAGVEVDDSRWDVLVPGQYWGGKGKPFTMRTKFAVPEGWNGRVELLLPLGCSKSLEALSFLYGPEALVFLDGELFIGLAPNRTLISLPDRYLDGREHQIALYGWTGIRDERYEMGQPALVQIHDQAARLAARLHLLNEAMRLTAEEQPSRTRMLDLLDKVLHQLDWTGGQQAFLKSAARAERLLEQGLPACGEPLQVKAAAVGHGHLDLAWLWTLEQTKEKGARTFANVLRLMEENKSFIFAQSQPQLYRYVHEGYPELTAEIDRRVKEGRWEALGGMWVEADCNLSGGEALVRQFMLGRAYYMERFGHPGSPVVWLPDVFGFNAQLPQLMKLAGMDYFFTAKLTWNQYTKFPYDSFWWKGLDGSSILSHLIGTSKPGWWGATYSADLTPEELISTWRGRHHKELAEETLIAFGFGDGGGGPTREMADRADLLQSHPGLPQVRNSTAAEFFARLESSVGDRLPVWEGELYFELHRGTYTTQARNKLHNRKNEFLLHDAEFLASWAALSGPYEYPRERLREAWELLCLNQFHDIIPGSSIKEVYEQSELDYAQIRAAAEGIVAEAADALGADLPVDAVCVVYNPSPFRRSGELIELPAKLIGAGEALRSAGGQLPVQRIGGAETLIAELPGIPPYGQVVLRKAAYNGQNAEQLLYAGQAQGAAADASAHRDCYMVLENARLRAELDRSGDIVRLFDRRAAREVIAEGAKANKWQAFEDKPLDWDAWDIDLYYQDKMWTAEPASRIEVIESGALRATIEIERRIRNSVIVQRVSLTRSGASLEFQTKISWNETHVLLKVAFPVRVSSTVATYDIQWGNVERPTHRNTLEDWARFESCAQKWVDLSEGDYGVSLLNDCKYGYDVSGSTIRMTALRSPIFPDPTADRGNHEFAYRLLPHDGDWRTATPAEAYALNDPLIVRPSGQCRSGRGAEQTQDEADGREPARPNPASAADAASAAPNKASAGFAGAGNESSLASTDKRQLIIETVKLAEDGAGIVCRLYENERTRGSAQLTAAFPIDRAYLCDLYETPIAEIPVKGCVVGLDYRPYEILTLKLLPVRIAGGAAGGETEGME
- a CDS encoding carbohydrate ABC transporter membrane protein 2, CUT1 family, with amino-acid sequence MKTVVANRWASAGKHAVLIAFSFVAIFPVFIIIMNSFKSRAAIFANPYKLPGAGTFSFAGYEAVQGQSDFLMYYKNSLIITIVSIILITLFASMVAFCLSEYKFRANGFFYIFFILGLLIPIRLGSVSLLDMMVSMQLVGTLLALILVYIAQGLSLAVLVLTQFMRSIPKSIKEAARIEGAGEYKIYLLTVPLIKPALATVAVFTVIPIWNDIWFPLILAPGEATRTVTLGAQQFLGQFSSDWNAVLAALSMSIVPIFILFFIFSKQIMSGLTSGSTK
- a CDS encoding carbohydrate ABC transporter membrane protein 1, CUT1 family, yielding MRASETKVIPRKRIRFHIFVFLFPALIIYTLFMMFPIFDSLRISFYAMDSERIPRFAGLDNYVELLSTPKWREDLLNALRNSSVFFFINFCVQNPVALFLAALLATKTKGGAAYRALLYAPTTLSLVVVGFVWQMLLSPIWGIVKTPLEAMGLPYHPWLGLESTALIAMALISSWQYIGVPILLYYTALIAIPEQLIEAAHIDGASGWKIFWTIKFPLILPVAGVISIMTYIFNFNAFDIIYALKGPLAGPNMSTDTMMSFFYRTFFGHEFQQPNPEMGAAIAGLILCILLIGVLIYYFWQKKIENYEL
- a CDS encoding fructose-1,6-bisphosphatase II, which translates into the protein MESVLYDFAGVTEAAALASYPWIGRGKKIKADDAATCAMRERLNRMSIKGSIVIGEGEMDEAPMLYIGEAVGQGGGPELDIAVDPLEGTNLTVTGSSHSIAVIAAAPKGMLLQAPDMYMDKIAVGPKAAGQIDIEAPLPVNMRAVAAATGKRVDELCVMIQNRERHKELVRTVLDQGARVRLFDDGDVSFSIAAALDLGLADLFVGIGGSPEGVISAVALRCLGGEMQARLLPANATEFERCVGMGLSHPGRPLGMEQLTGSGDCLFAATGITEGLFLRGVRESPGGRSTHTLLLHSKGRTKRFIETHHSSSLKN
- a CDS encoding ribose 5-phosphate isomerase B, which gives rise to MKIGIGADHNGFEMKERLKHYLLELGHEVSDYGCNACESVDYPDVAFQVAQHILECRLERGLLICGTGIGVAIAAGKYPGIRAALCHDTYSAERSQKSNNAQIITMGAQIIGIEAAKKVVAAWASSFFEDGRSTVKIQKITDKEREILMSGFPEAKADSE